A portion of the Phaenicophaeus curvirostris isolate KB17595 chromosome 17, BPBGC_Pcur_1.0, whole genome shotgun sequence genome contains these proteins:
- the MAJIN gene encoding membrane-anchored junction protein isoform X4 yields the protein MPLEPLPSLLPQTRFLHAGRHVYKFKIRYGRFPSAPDPDSTPGAAEELEEAIRVILGNLDDLHPFSTDHFTVFPYLSKWERAWKMRFTHGNTRLTPYPYVCTLYLERNSFPQHGSTGTEGTTGREKLQQSPHQTLPAPSCDGLKVRRSSETAGAAGEGSGQWSRVAAGAEPSCPQSGMDSAGAKCVPHLRKAKHRLEAGSYGKFRKSPRHLFGPRFSKCPAEKCMQGALWHQTWTKEQRLIRLRERFGHISNRTKQIPKAPGSWQEEVSPSSGEASSLRHCSIFLVGRTDLKQGLVWKGKHAVSGRGCCFCCGSAFPAAAPSWQMLPMEFYFVSVFKLAS from the exons ATGCCTCTGGAACCGCTCCCCTCACTGCTGCCCCAGACGAGGTTCCTCCATGCGGGCCGGCACGTCTACAAGTTTAAAATCCGGTACGGCCGCTTCCCCAG TGCTCCTGATCCTGACAGCACTCCAGGGGctgctgaggagctggag GAAGCGATTCGAGTGATCCTCGGCAATCTGGATGATTTGCATCCCTTTTCTACAGACCACTTCACTGTCTTCCCAT ATCTGAGCAAATGGGAGAGAGCGTGGAAGATGAGATTCACTCATGGGAACACCCGTCTCACGCCGTATCCCTACGTGTGCACTCTGTACCTGGAGCGGAACTCCTTCCCGCAGCACGGATCCACTG GTACAGAAGGAACTACAGGCAGGGAGAAGCTC CAGCAAAGTCCCCATCAGACGTTACCAGCGCCCAGCTGTGATGGTCTGAAGGTCAGGAGGAGCAGTGAaactgcaggggctgcaggggaaggcTCTGGGCAGTGGAGCAGAGTGGCAGCCGGAGCAGAACCCTCATGCCCTCAGTCAGGCATGGACAG CGCTGGAGCCAAGTGTGTTCCCCATCTGCGTAAAGCCAAGCATCGACTGGAAGCGGGAAGCTATGGGAAATTCAGGAAGAGTCCACGGCATCTGTTTGGTCCCAGGTTCTCAAAGTGCCCAGCAGAGAAATGCATGCAG GGGGCCTTGTGGCATCAAACCTGGACCAAAGAGCAGAGGCTAATCCGGCTGAGGGAGCGGTTTGGCCACATCAGCAACCGGACCAAACAGATCCCAAAGGCCCCGGGGAGTTGGCAGGAAGAGGTCTCTCCCAGCTCTGGAGAAG CATCATCTTTGCGCCACTGCAGCATCTTTTTGGTGGGAAGAACTGACCTGAAACAGGGATTGGTGTGGAAAGGGAAACATGCAGTGAGTGGCAGAGGCTGTTGTTTCTGTTGCGGTTcagcttttcctgctgctgctcctagCTGGCAAATGCTTCCAATGGAATTCTACTTTGTTTCCGTGTTCAAATTAGCATCCTGA
- the MAJIN gene encoding membrane-anchored junction protein isoform X1, translated as MVRCGPCPSPALLSRAALLAPSKSQTRIPLSSSESVGTTTPRGWEGAGEGGEREKQNSCPCSAMVQENDDYKLFTSLVAALPSGIVALLLMLFLHFWFWPLQEAIRVILGNLDDLHPFSTDHFTVFPYLSKWERAWKMRFTHGNTRLTPYPYVCTLYLERNSFPQHGSTGTEGTTGREKLQQSPHQTLPAPSCDGLKVRRSSETAGAAGEGSGQWSRVAAGAEPSCPQSGMDSAGAKCVPHLRKAKHRLEAGSYGKFRKSPRHLFGPRFSKCPAEKCMQGALWHQTWTKEQRLIRLRERFGHISNRTKQIPKAPGSWQEEVSPSSGEASSLRHCSIFLVGRTDLKQGLVWKGKHAVSGRGCCFCCGSAFPAAAPSWQMLPMEFYFVSVFKLAS; from the exons ATGGTCAGATGTGGCCCCTGTCCcagtccagccctgctctccagAGCAGCACTGCTGGCTCCATCCAAGAGTCAGACAAGAATTCCCCTCAGTTCCTCGGAGTCTGTTGGTACCACAACTCCAAGGGGATGGGAGGGAGCAGGtgaaggaggggaaagggaaaagcaaaactcTTGCCCCTGCTCTGCCATGGTTCAAGAAAACGATGATTACAAATTGTTCACAAGCCTTGTAGCTGCCCTTCCCAGTGGAATTGTGGCACTGCTGTTAATGCTCTTCCTTCATTTCTGGTTTTGGCCTCTTCAGGAAGCGATTCGAGTGATCCTCGGCAATCTGGATGATTTGCATCCCTTTTCTACAGACCACTTCACTGTCTTCCCAT ATCTGAGCAAATGGGAGAGAGCGTGGAAGATGAGATTCACTCATGGGAACACCCGTCTCACGCCGTATCCCTACGTGTGCACTCTGTACCTGGAGCGGAACTCCTTCCCGCAGCACGGATCCACTG GTACAGAAGGAACTACAGGCAGGGAGAAGCTC CAGCAAAGTCCCCATCAGACGTTACCAGCGCCCAGCTGTGATGGTCTGAAGGTCAGGAGGAGCAGTGAaactgcaggggctgcaggggaaggcTCTGGGCAGTGGAGCAGAGTGGCAGCCGGAGCAGAACCCTCATGCCCTCAGTCAGGCATGGACAG CGCTGGAGCCAAGTGTGTTCCCCATCTGCGTAAAGCCAAGCATCGACTGGAAGCGGGAAGCTATGGGAAATTCAGGAAGAGTCCACGGCATCTGTTTGGTCCCAGGTTCTCAAAGTGCCCAGCAGAGAAATGCATGCAG GGGGCCTTGTGGCATCAAACCTGGACCAAAGAGCAGAGGCTAATCCGGCTGAGGGAGCGGTTTGGCCACATCAGCAACCGGACCAAACAGATCCCAAAGGCCCCGGGGAGTTGGCAGGAAGAGGTCTCTCCCAGCTCTGGAGAAG CATCATCTTTGCGCCACTGCAGCATCTTTTTGGTGGGAAGAACTGACCTGAAACAGGGATTGGTGTGGAAAGGGAAACATGCAGTGAGTGGCAGAGGCTGTTGTTTCTGTTGCGGTTcagcttttcctgctgctgctcctagCTGGCAAATGCTTCCAATGGAATTCTACTTTGTTTCCGTGTTCAAATTAGCATCCTGA
- the MAJIN gene encoding membrane-anchored junction protein isoform X2 — protein sequence MVRCGPCPSPALLSRAALLAPSKSQTRIPLSSSESVGTTTPRGWEGAGEGGEREKQNSCPCSAMVQENDDYKLFTSLVAALPSGIVALLLMLFLHFWFWPLQEAIRVILGNLDDLHPFSTDHFTVFPYLSKWERAWKMRFTHGNTRLTPYPYVCTLYLERNSFPQHGSTGTEGTTGREKLQSPHQTLPAPSCDGLKVRRSSETAGAAGEGSGQWSRVAAGAEPSCPQSGMDSAGAKCVPHLRKAKHRLEAGSYGKFRKSPRHLFGPRFSKCPAEKCMQGALWHQTWTKEQRLIRLRERFGHISNRTKQIPKAPGSWQEEVSPSSGEASSLRHCSIFLVGRTDLKQGLVWKGKHAVSGRGCCFCCGSAFPAAAPSWQMLPMEFYFVSVFKLAS from the exons ATGGTCAGATGTGGCCCCTGTCCcagtccagccctgctctccagAGCAGCACTGCTGGCTCCATCCAAGAGTCAGACAAGAATTCCCCTCAGTTCCTCGGAGTCTGTTGGTACCACAACTCCAAGGGGATGGGAGGGAGCAGGtgaaggaggggaaagggaaaagcaaaactcTTGCCCCTGCTCTGCCATGGTTCAAGAAAACGATGATTACAAATTGTTCACAAGCCTTGTAGCTGCCCTTCCCAGTGGAATTGTGGCACTGCTGTTAATGCTCTTCCTTCATTTCTGGTTTTGGCCTCTTCAGGAAGCGATTCGAGTGATCCTCGGCAATCTGGATGATTTGCATCCCTTTTCTACAGACCACTTCACTGTCTTCCCAT ATCTGAGCAAATGGGAGAGAGCGTGGAAGATGAGATTCACTCATGGGAACACCCGTCTCACGCCGTATCCCTACGTGTGCACTCTGTACCTGGAGCGGAACTCCTTCCCGCAGCACGGATCCACTG GTACAGAAGGAACTACAGGCAGGGAGAAGCTC CAAAGTCCCCATCAGACGTTACCAGCGCCCAGCTGTGATGGTCTGAAGGTCAGGAGGAGCAGTGAaactgcaggggctgcaggggaaggcTCTGGGCAGTGGAGCAGAGTGGCAGCCGGAGCAGAACCCTCATGCCCTCAGTCAGGCATGGACAG CGCTGGAGCCAAGTGTGTTCCCCATCTGCGTAAAGCCAAGCATCGACTGGAAGCGGGAAGCTATGGGAAATTCAGGAAGAGTCCACGGCATCTGTTTGGTCCCAGGTTCTCAAAGTGCCCAGCAGAGAAATGCATGCAG GGGGCCTTGTGGCATCAAACCTGGACCAAAGAGCAGAGGCTAATCCGGCTGAGGGAGCGGTTTGGCCACATCAGCAACCGGACCAAACAGATCCCAAAGGCCCCGGGGAGTTGGCAGGAAGAGGTCTCTCCCAGCTCTGGAGAAG CATCATCTTTGCGCCACTGCAGCATCTTTTTGGTGGGAAGAACTGACCTGAAACAGGGATTGGTGTGGAAAGGGAAACATGCAGTGAGTGGCAGAGGCTGTTGTTTCTGTTGCGGTTcagcttttcctgctgctgctcctagCTGGCAAATGCTTCCAATGGAATTCTACTTTGTTTCCGTGTTCAAATTAGCATCCTGA
- the MAJIN gene encoding membrane-anchored junction protein isoform X3, whose translation MVRCGPCPSPALLSRAALLAPSKSQTRIPLSSSESVGTTTPRGWEGAGEGGEREKQNSCPCSAMVQENDDYKLFTSLVAALPSGIVALLLMLFLHFWFWPLQEAIRVILGNLDDLHPFSTDHFTVFPYLSKWERAWKMRFTHGNTRLTPYPYVCTLYLERNSFPQHGSTGTEGTTGREKLQQSPHQTLPAPSCDGLKVRRSSETAGAAGEGSGQWSRVAAGAEPSCPQSGMDSAGAKCVPHLRKAKHRLEAGSYGKFRKSPRHLFGPRFSKCPAEKCMQNSSTADEGDFSPAALPEGWDRGSCWGLVASNLDQRAEANPAEGAVWPHQQPDQTDPKGPGELAGRGLSQLWRSIIFAPLQHLFGGKN comes from the exons ATGGTCAGATGTGGCCCCTGTCCcagtccagccctgctctccagAGCAGCACTGCTGGCTCCATCCAAGAGTCAGACAAGAATTCCCCTCAGTTCCTCGGAGTCTGTTGGTACCACAACTCCAAGGGGATGGGAGGGAGCAGGtgaaggaggggaaagggaaaagcaaaactcTTGCCCCTGCTCTGCCATGGTTCAAGAAAACGATGATTACAAATTGTTCACAAGCCTTGTAGCTGCCCTTCCCAGTGGAATTGTGGCACTGCTGTTAATGCTCTTCCTTCATTTCTGGTTTTGGCCTCTTCAGGAAGCGATTCGAGTGATCCTCGGCAATCTGGATGATTTGCATCCCTTTTCTACAGACCACTTCACTGTCTTCCCAT ATCTGAGCAAATGGGAGAGAGCGTGGAAGATGAGATTCACTCATGGGAACACCCGTCTCACGCCGTATCCCTACGTGTGCACTCTGTACCTGGAGCGGAACTCCTTCCCGCAGCACGGATCCACTG GTACAGAAGGAACTACAGGCAGGGAGAAGCTC CAGCAAAGTCCCCATCAGACGTTACCAGCGCCCAGCTGTGATGGTCTGAAGGTCAGGAGGAGCAGTGAaactgcaggggctgcaggggaaggcTCTGGGCAGTGGAGCAGAGTGGCAGCCGGAGCAGAACCCTCATGCCCTCAGTCAGGCATGGACAG CGCTGGAGCCAAGTGTGTTCCCCATCTGCGTAAAGCCAAGCATCGACTGGAAGCGGGAAGCTATGGGAAATTCAGGAAGAGTCCACGGCATCTGTTTGGTCCCAGGTTCTCAAAGTGCCCAGCAGAGAAATGCATGCAG aattcCTCCACCGCCGATGAGGGTGATTTCAGCCCAGCAGCCCTTCCCGAGGGCTGGGACCGCGGGAGTTGCT GGGGCCTTGTGGCATCAAACCTGGACCAAAGAGCAGAGGCTAATCCGGCTGAGGGAGCGGTTTGGCCACATCAGCAACCGGACCAAACAGATCCCAAAGGCCCCGGGGAGTTGGCAGGAAGAGGTCTCTCCCAGCTCTGGAGAAG CATCATCTTTGCGCCACTGCAGCATCTTTTTGGTGGGAAGAACTGA